The window GATCTGTGCAAGATGAGGCCAAATCCGGGGACGGGGGTCCTGGAGGTCACTGAGGTGTTCCCCGGCTCCGGGGGAGCCGGCGAGATCGCGGAACGGACGGGATGGGACGTATGCTTTCGGGGAAAGGAGACAATCGCCCCGCCGACGGAGGAGGAGCTTCGTGTGCTCAGGATGGAGGTAGACCCCGGGCGGCTGTATCTCGGGAGGGAGAAAAAAGGCTAAGGATCGAGGAAGGGGGGATGGCGCGATGAACGATGTCCGTGTCAACGAGTGGTGCAAGGCCTGCGGCATCTGCGCCGAATTTTGTCCAAAGAAGGTGTTCGACTTCGAGCGGGGGAACCCGCCGGTCCCCAGGAGGGTTGAGGACTGTATCGGGTGCCGGCTCTGCGAGCTGCGGTGCCCCGATTTTGCGGTGACGGTGGAGGTGAAGAGATGAAGCGGGAGGGAGAGGTCATCTTCACCCTGGGCAACGACGCCATGACGGCGGGAGCGATCGCTGCCGGGGCCAGGTTCTATGCGGGATACCCCATCACCCCGTCCTCCGAGGTGGCGGAGCTCTCGTCGATCCGCCTTCCGGCGGTGGGGGGAATTTTCGTCCAGATGGAGGACGAGCTGGGAAGCATCGCGGCGATCATCGGGGCGTCCCTGTCGGGCAAGAAGGCCTACACGGCCACGAGTGGACCGGGATTCTCCCTGATGCAGGAAAACCTGGGGGTCGCAGTCATGGGAGAGGTCCCCTGCGTCATCATCAACGTCCAGCGGTCCGGGCCGAGCACCGGACTCGCTACCAAACCCGCGCAGGGGGACCTGATGCAGGCCAAATGGGGAACCCATGGGGACCACGGCATCATCGTTCTGTCCCCGTCGTCCGTCCAGGAGTGCTACGACCTGATGATTCTGGCCTTCAACCTCTCGGAGAAGTACCGGACCCCCGTCGTATTCCTGGCCGACGAGAATGTCGGGCACTTGCGGGAGCCGTACGTCCGGTGGGAGGTCACGCCGGCGGACATCGTCGAAAGGAAGGTCCCGACCTGCGCCCCTGAGGATTACAAACCTTACGAATTTGTGGGGCAGAGCGACGGCATCGCCCCCCTGCCCCACTACGGCAGTCCCTACGTGTTTCGGATCAACGGCAGCGGGCACGACGAGAGCGGGGCCCCCTGCGGGAGGGCGGACAACGCGGACAAG is drawn from uncultured Fretibacterium sp. and contains these coding sequences:
- a CDS encoding 4Fe-4S binding protein; amino-acid sequence: MNDVRVNEWCKACGICAEFCPKKVFDFERGNPPVPRRVEDCIGCRLCELRCPDFAVTVEVKR
- a CDS encoding 2-oxoacid:acceptor oxidoreductase subunit alpha, whose translation is MKREGEVIFTLGNDAMTAGAIAAGARFYAGYPITPSSEVAELSSIRLPAVGGIFVQMEDELGSIAAIIGASLSGKKAYTATSGPGFSLMQENLGVAVMGEVPCVIINVQRSGPSTGLATKPAQGDLMQAKWGTHGDHGIIVLSPSSVQECYDLMILAFNLSEKYRTPVVFLADENVGHLREPYVRWEVTPADIVERKVPTCAPEDYKPYEFVGQSDGIAPLPHYGSPYVFRINGSGHDESGAPCGRADNADKFIRHYEEKFLNNIDDITRVNQFGMDDAEYAIVTFGCSTRAAKAAMKQARARGIKAGVLQIVTLWPFPEAVVREVGKRVKGIVVPELNLGQLRGEVRKCVPSDIPVLGVNKVNSEILFPAEVLAGLEEVSR